A single window of Chlamydiota bacterium DNA harbors:
- a CDS encoding nucleotidyl transferase AbiEii/AbiGii toxin family protein, whose amino-acid sequence MGSKIMLTEEQLQNLSRRFQIDIFSILREYLQLLFLKIFYELKGSEKVYFKGGTAIHFLYGSFRFSEDLDFTISSRLIRLQDLLKEMVGRMSYEIPSLKLIQRDSPEGGLH is encoded by the coding sequence ATGGGTTCAAAAATTATGCTGACTGAAGAGCAGCTTCAAAATCTTTCAAGACGGTTTCAAATCGATATTTTCTCGATTTTAAGAGAGTATCTTCAACTGCTTTTTTTGAAAATTTTTTATGAATTAAAAGGAAGTGAGAAGGTTTATTTTAAAGGAGGAACGGCTATTCATTTTCTTTATGGTTCATTCCGATTCTCAGAGGATTTAGATTTCACAATTTCCTCTCGGCTCATCCGTCTTCAAGATTTGCTGAAAGAGATGGTGGGTCGGATGTCCTATGAAATTCCAAGTCTTAAGCTTATCCAAAGGGATTCCCCTGAGGGAGGATTACATTAA
- a CDS encoding FecR domain-containing protein: protein MKKTLWLIALFVNNLFFPFLANASFQAKIKDLQGQVKIETGVVEKQAQAGDTVSIADTLLTGAHCYCIIQLDEKNLFRVKQNARVKIEKLGEEVEKNGSVVKEVRLNLLQGELWAKLDELPAQTEFNVATPVAVAGVQGTVFSVNFDATIQEMIVAVLDHKVRISSLLEENVLAIIQKFQSMKIAPWKNAHIDGMGQGVLPQETFKKFKDKLNEKDHQIQALGVGETSEEAKIQATEKLLQMISQLSDREGQTLGQIMEENAFLLPKIYNVLASANIVSSTQNREGRFEAKCEINLANLNNSCDHALADFGMSILPLNEAEYNLKFGEETRISILKQAQEKARNQLLKTLQEIIHLENLDQKEAIKTALEKIVQRAQQIEIRHFSDGSIITSLEVRGKTVLEAMKPFGDIIGNLCISNPQIIKFCNFKDGMEMGLEDNSKEPNKNIPPIKGRLEESHKDIYKENIQVEKGVSKTVEQDLQRLKEVRPTTERRKDELGISQKETKKNIQDRLEDRKNQRPGVFDGSNKGDRLPEPPTPPSDKPDRNQR from the coding sequence ATGAAAAAAACTTTATGGTTGATAGCGCTCTTTGTAAACAACCTCTTCTTCCCCTTTTTGGCGAACGCATCTTTTCAAGCTAAAATCAAAGACCTTCAAGGGCAAGTCAAGATAGAGACCGGGGTAGTTGAAAAACAAGCTCAAGCTGGAGACACCGTTTCTATTGCCGACACCCTCCTGACAGGAGCTCATTGCTATTGCATCATTCAATTGGACGAAAAAAATCTTTTCCGAGTCAAACAAAATGCACGGGTCAAAATCGAAAAACTCGGCGAAGAGGTTGAAAAGAACGGTTCCGTCGTAAAAGAAGTCCGTCTCAATTTACTTCAGGGAGAGCTTTGGGCCAAACTGGACGAGCTCCCTGCCCAAACTGAATTTAACGTGGCAACGCCTGTTGCCGTAGCCGGAGTTCAGGGGACTGTTTTCTCAGTAAATTTTGATGCTACGATTCAAGAAATGATCGTGGCCGTTCTTGATCACAAAGTCAGAATCAGCAGTTTACTAGAAGAAAACGTACTCGCCATCATTCAAAAATTTCAGAGCATGAAAATCGCCCCATGGAAAAATGCTCACATTGATGGAATGGGTCAAGGCGTTCTCCCTCAAGAGACTTTTAAAAAATTCAAGGATAAGTTAAACGAAAAAGATCATCAGATTCAAGCCCTGGGAGTAGGAGAAACATCTGAAGAAGCAAAAATTCAAGCTACCGAAAAACTGCTCCAGATGATTTCACAACTTTCAGATCGTGAAGGACAAACTCTAGGGCAAATAATGGAAGAAAATGCTTTCCTCCTTCCAAAAATTTATAACGTCCTGGCCTCAGCTAACATCGTTAGCTCCACTCAAAACCGAGAAGGCCGCTTCGAAGCTAAATGCGAAATTAATTTAGCCAATTTAAATAATTCCTGTGACCATGCCCTTGCGGATTTTGGAATGAGTATTCTTCCTTTAAATGAGGCAGAATACAATTTGAAATTTGGAGAAGAAACTCGAATCAGCATTTTAAAACAAGCGCAAGAAAAAGCCCGAAATCAATTGCTCAAAACTTTACAGGAAATCATCCATTTAGAAAATCTTGATCAAAAAGAGGCCATTAAAACAGCCCTTGAAAAAATTGTGCAGCGGGCCCAACAAATTGAAATCCGACATTTTTCAGATGGCTCCATCATCACCTCTCTTGAAGTTCGAGGGAAAACAGTGCTTGAGGCCATGAAACCGTTCGGAGATATCATCGGTAACTTATGCATTTCTAACCCTCAAATCATCAAATTTTGCAATTTCAAGGATGGCATGGAAATGGGATTAGAAGACAATTCAAAAGAGCCTAATAAAAACATTCCTCCCATCAAAGGTCGATTAGAAGAAAGTCATAAAGATATCTATAAAGAAAACATTCAGGTAGAAAAGGGAGTGAGTAAAACCGTGGAGCAAGATCTTCAACGTTTGAAAGAAGTTAGGCCAACCACCGAACGAAGGAAAGATGAACTTGGAATATCACAAAAAGAAACCAAAAAGAATATCCAAGATCGTCTGGAAGATAGAAAGAATCAAAGACCAGGGGTTTTTGATGGTAGCAACAAAGGAGACCGTTTACCCGAACCTCCAACCCCTCCATCGGATAAACCTGACCGAAATCAAAGATGA
- a CDS encoding DUF1802 family protein, translating to MKVLERNSKAFKEWAVVVDALGQGQQVVIFRKGGLEEGSGGFEIENREFFLFPTYEHQKRQELIPSVHSRLEEIILHRPKDQFIHLQYYATIQSVFKITDVKVLRPLEGHHIWTQSLLEERFSWGKKKGLFALILRVFKLPHEISLPNRSDFGGCRSWIDFGENFSTEGVPVLSNPEFHQKKHTIEKLLQ from the coding sequence ATGAAAGTTCTCGAAAGAAATTCTAAAGCTTTTAAGGAATGGGCTGTCGTGGTAGATGCTTTAGGACAGGGGCAGCAAGTGGTGATTTTTAGAAAAGGGGGGCTTGAGGAAGGATCGGGAGGTTTTGAGATTGAAAATCGGGAGTTCTTTCTTTTTCCGACCTATGAACATCAGAAAAGGCAAGAGCTAATCCCTTCCGTTCATTCTCGTCTAGAGGAAATCATTCTTCATCGACCTAAAGATCAATTTATTCATCTTCAGTATTATGCGACCATTCAATCTGTTTTTAAAATCACGGATGTGAAAGTTTTGAGGCCCTTAGAAGGACATCACATTTGGACCCAGTCCCTTTTAGAAGAGCGATTTTCTTGGGGGAAGAAAAAGGGTCTTTTCGCCCTTATTTTGAGGGTTTTTAAGCTGCCTCATGAAATTTCTCTTCCGAATCGGTCAGATTTTGGGGGATGCCGATCTTGGATCGATTTTGGGGAAAATTTTTCAACCGAGGGAGTTCCGGTATTGTCGAATCCAGAATTTCATCAGAAAAAACATACCATTGAAAAGCTTT